TGGTCAGTTTTTCTTTGGTAGAActgtaattctgtgaaaaaTGTACAAGCTCATTGCTGGACTGCAGCAAGTAATGACAGCAAAAAATAATCTTCCCAGTAACATGAACAGGTTTCAGTGTATCGTGGCTTTATTCTTTGCAGTCCCTTGCCCCTCCTGATTTGTACTATTAGACCTGTTCTTTTATCTTTCTGTGAAGACCTATTTCACTTAATGCCCATGTTTTCCTCTTAGCACTTCTGTGCTAACATCCCCTCTCTCTGAAACCTCGTCAGATTATTCATCTTGATTTGACGAATGCATAAGTtattccttcttcctcctttcacattgattttctgtgttttcattaAGGTTAATACTTCTCAGATGAAATCAGCTCTATTATTCTGTTAGTTTGCTTCTGGCCTAGTAGCATTTCCATCAGATTTTGATCATTGCAGAATCTGtaaccatcacagctcccaTGATAAAACTGGATTCGGGGTAAAAAAAACCTATAAATCCTACTGTCAAAAGGAACCAGTTAAAAGCCAGTAAGAGACTGCATCTGCTGGGACTACTTGTAATTGATGAAGAAGGTTGCAACAAGGCTGATAAAAACCTACTCACAACAGTCAGCTCTTGTGTTACCTGAAATTATGGATGAAGCTATAAATAAGCTATAACAGAAAATAAGAATCCAGAGTCTAAAAGTGATAATTAAAACAACAGTGACAACAAGCAAAGTAAAAATCTTACTCGAATTACAATGACAAAAAagggattttctcctttttgttgAGATAAAAACACCTGGGAGGACAAGAATAGAACTAATCCACTACAGTTGTTTCTACACAAGCTTTTCAGACATAGGAATTTGAAATCCTGTTCCAGTCTCCCACGTACTCACAGGCACAGATAAATTCATAATCGTAATAGATTTATTTTGATAGGTGAAAATCCACTATACTCTTTTTAAATTAGGTTACATCCATCTCAGTGCTTTCTACCACAATACTGTACAAGTTCAAATGCTTGTattataataaagaaaaattaagacaACATCATAAAAATTAACAGTTCTATAAAATCAAGTGACTTGAGTACAGCAGGAGCTACATGTATCAGACCTAGCTGATCTATTTTAAACCTTACCCACATCTGGCTAAAGCAAGGAGTTACATAAGCCATCAAAAATTTAACATCAGATTAGTATGGTCACAAGGGCAGCAATGAAATGGCCATCTGGAGAAAGATCAGGGTTCACTTCAAATTCTCAATGAATACAGCACTATTCCATTTTGTTGAAAGCTTCTCAAACAGCTTTTTTCGTGTATTACTTTCCTGGTATATAGTATGTAAGAGATGAAGTATTTACAGGcttacatatattttatatatatatatatatatatatattgatcAGCAAATATCTCATCTCTCCTCTGACTTCAGTGATTCAGCCCTGTTCTGCAGAGTAGCCATGGAGCAGAGCACTTCAGGGGAATGTTCCTGAAAGGTTTCATAGCAGCAGACACACTGCAAGTTCTGTAGCACATCCATGTTGTTAATCTATGAAAACTCCTTCCCTAAAGCAGATTACAACAAGATTAGTCACTACAGGACACGGGAAGAGTTTTTACCCTTTTCCCACTGAATTAGCAAAGCAAACTCCTGAAAACCTCCTTCATAGGACATAAGAGCTGAGCATTATTTgagcaagaaggaaaaaaaccccaagtatTTGGCAGGTGAAATTCCAGAAGACAAAGAACTGGAGGGCATCACTCAATTAATGCAGTCCATAACATGAATCTGCAGTGTGTCCAAATCAGGTAGAATTTCTTCGCATTTAGGACAtgaataaatagaaatattccGCTGCTCTGGCCAGTCTTGACTATTCGTTCCTGCAAGCAGAGAAGATAAATGATGAACTGTTGTATCACCCAGTTTTGCTCTCTGCAGAGGGATACCCACAGGGAAGCTGTCTGcagcaaagcaaagctgctttaAGCTGAACCTGACCCCGAGAGCTGCAGAAGGTGCCTGCAGTACCTCTTTGGACAAGGTGAGGTGAGTGCTCCTGATCCGGCATCCTGGCTCCGTGGCGACTCTGCATCTCTGCCAGAGAGGTTCTGTGGGTAATAAACAGGTCAAGAGCTCTGAAAACAGACTCCTGTCAACTGCTCATGCATTTAGTTCACAACTGCTGCTCAAGAACAGGGCCTAGAAATGCCACTGCTTTGTGAGACCATGCCAGAGGTCTGCTGAAATCAGGGTCATGCAACTGAcaccagcagcaggatttgggcAGGCACACACACCTAGGGATCTAGGGCACCCTTCTCTGGAAAACTCCAAGGACTCTCAGCTGTTCAGGGAAAACTGCAGATTTGCTTTAAGTAGAAAAGCAAGTTATACCATAAAAAGGACTCAGTGTGCAGTTAATGTGAAATGCAACTTGATTCAACTACCACAGTACTCAGAACTGTGTACTCACTACTGCCTCCTGGAGAAGCAGCCGATATCCCTGGCACACATGCAGGAACATTAGCTGCAGATTCACAGCTAAAACTGAGgccaaaacccaaagaaactcACATGGATCAACAGAGAGAATTAACCAAGCATGCAATCACTCAAAATGAAAACTTACTAAGGCACCCAACTAAGAACTAACACACTTTACAGACATTCTACCAAAAAATTGAGAAGTCAgccaattctttttttttctccttttaaattcaaattaaGCAAGAAATGTCTGCAAAGTTATTTGCCTTTCTATTGGGATGCTTACAAAGACAATGTTGGTCAACACCAGCACACAGAGTAACAGGACAGTGCAAAGGCAGTTCAGCCAAAGTCTGTTCTCACCGGCCAAGGTCTTCAAAGTTTTGCTGCTCTTTTAGTAGGTAGGCCAGCTGGACAGCCAACTGCTCCTTCTCCTCATGGATCTTCTCTCTTGCTGCCCTCTCAGCATGGAAATCAGAACAATAAACCTCCATCTGATCAGAGAAATGAAATCAGACTGAAAATTTGTAACTTTGACTGAACCGTATTTGTGTATTACATATCAAAATCACAAATCTGTATCATAATCTGCATCTActcaaaacacacacacagtgcaAAGCCAAGCCCTGCACTTCTCCCAAGGTGAAGGAGACCTAATGCTTTCTGGACTCTGTAAAAGATACTCTGAGTGTCTTACCTGGGACACAGGTATTGCCTCTGTACAGAAATGAGGCACAGACAAGCAGTGAGGAGGGGACTTGACTGATTACACACACATATCTGTGGTTCAGACAGTGGAACCAGGCCAAGATGCCAGTTCTGTGCCTTAAATGTGAGGCAAACCCTTTTTAGTCACTTAACACATGCTGGTTGGAGTAAAATCATATGCAGTGATTCTTAAGCCAGTGGTTCTAAACACACATCTACTCCCAGCTTCTGTTTGTTGTGCCAGACTCCAGCATACACAGTTCCTCCTAGAGCCCTAGAATACAGTGAGTAAAGGCTCTGCAAGTATCTGCAAGACAAGCCAAGTAAGGGGTGTTATGCTTTCAAGTTGAGAAAACATATTCAGCAGTCCAGAGTGAGCCATTAAATACCTCCTGGTTTCTGAATACTGGGTGGGGAAGTAGCCAGTTTGTGCAAAGAGCTGATACCTGAGCACGGAGCACAGACATAGTTTCAAGGTCCTCCTCTTGCTTAGCAATCATCTGCTTCATTTCATCTATCTGGAGCTGCTTTGCAGCAAGGGCTTGTTCTGCCAACTCCACCTTTGCTGTCAGCTGTTCCACCACAGCTTTCTCCACTCTGTCCAGCTGCAAAGAAGAATTGTGATTACAACATGAACTCCTTGAAGTGAAAGTTTGCTTCTTACTCCTCCTGTCCTTGGGAAAGGTTCCCATTTTGGTCACCAAAGAAACTTGGACTAAGACAGCAGTGGTGACGGATATTTTACCTTAAAGATTAGTTTTGAGCTTTCAAATTACATTGTATCAAGTTAAAAGACAACCCCCTAGTGGACACTGTAAAAGCCTTTTTCCCAGTTTCTGAAATTACACAGAGCAATATGGTACTTCCACGGTGGTTCAGTTCCTAACAAGACCTCACTGTGGCAGGCATTCTATTTAAGAATACAAAAAAGTTTAGAGATTTACCTTCCCACATTTTTATAAATGATGCTGCAAGAACATGGATGTATCTATCACTTCTGTTTGAGGACTGGActctgtgctgcactgcactGCAGATTAGACCTTACCCAGAAAACACCATGGAAGGACTGATGTGTGGATAAAGTTTTCTGTTACTGACAGCACAGGATCTATGTTtatcagagcagtgctgctATGTTGCATGTAATTATGTAGAAGGGATGACAGTTGTTTCCTGACCAAATTTGATTCTAAAGATGttctcccatcccttccccctCACCCCTAATTAATTATGATTTCTTCTTGTGATGAGTTTACCTCTTTGAGTTTCATTtcatcaatttttttctttgcctcagtGAGTTCTGGAAGGAGCTTGCTATATGAATCCTGAAGGTTATTGTATCTTGCCCTGTTTATGACAAGAGATGAAAATTTGAAACAATTATTTGAAATCTAAATAATGTTAGAACTTAAAAAAAAGCCACTACCAACTCCTTGCAAATCAGTGTGCGTTTCTGGTGAGAAAAAGTCATGCCCCATGTCTCAACATCTCTCTTGCAATGAGTTGTGTGCTGCTCTATCCATGGATTGAGTCAAACCAATGTCCTTACTGATCATGTGCATTTCATATTAAAGAATCCATCACTCAGTTTTTTTATATGAAGCTCACAAATTCTAGTCAATGTAACACCCTTCTTTGGAAGACATCCAAGTCTTGACTCAGCCTTCAAGTGAAGCAGAATTTATCAGAATAGCCAGACACAGACTCTGAAGACAATGagcagcttctgcagcagctgaagatGTGTCCTTCAGGAAGCCCAGCCTCTCTGAACAGCTTGGAGTGACATTTTCACACTCCTTACATGGACTGCACATgaaagggagcagggagccaAAGCAAACAGCCTCTCTTTACCTCAGCCTGACCACACACTTAACTCTCCTAGTGCAAACATATTGTAGGGATTGCAGACCTCTTCAGAAATGTCCCTTTCCCAGCACTGTCACCACCTGACTTGTCTGTGCCCTCCAGGATGTGTCCACATTTACCCCTGCTAGTCAGTGGCACAGCTGTTGTCACTTATCTGCTTCCTCCACTTGTATGTTACACCCAGCTCTATTCCACCTTGGACTTTATGAGTAAAGGAAGATACAAGTCAGAGTTGACAGCTCAAGTATTCCTAAGTGAGGGGTTCAGTAGAGGAAAGAATACAGACTTCTACTTCATAATCTACAACACAGCATAGTTTCACAGGGTACAGGACACAAAGTAGTATTTCAGATTCAATTCTCCTTTGGCTGGGTTCCCTTGGACTTCTCTTCTTCACTGACAATACCTTCCTGGAATACAAAGCCAAGTCATACTCACTTTTCTTCATGTGTCTTGGCTTGTTCCAGCTTGACCTCTGCCTGCATGCTCTCCACCTGAAGTTCCAGCTTCTTGATGGTGTATAttagctgctgcttctcctccaaTTCTGATGCAGCAGCCaagctttttctttccagtaCCTGGCACctgatagaaaagaaaaaaaggttgaTTTCTTCTGTTCACTCTCTCCTGATGGATTTTTCCCACGAGGCATATAGGAAAAAGAGTATTTGTATGGTTCACTTTAAAGGCttattttgatgaaaaacaCGGAAAGACAAAAATCAGTCTATACACAACCATCAGAAAACAAAGCTATAgaaacaaacatttattttcttactaTTATGAATCCCAAAGAACTGGAATTTGacaggaaacaaagcaaaaaaagtgAGGGTCTTGTAACCACTTTTATAACCTACACAATTCTCTTCAAAAGCCCAGACAGCTCATGTGAAAAGGTTATAACCAAGTCCCTTGGCTTCTTCCCCTAAAGCCAGAATAGGGATTGATTATGTgaaggagaaaacagaaaagattttttctttacaTCATGAAGGGTTACAACCCAAATCTTATCATTCAAGGCACTGAGGTTCTATTTGCAGAACTAGGTTGGCAGCTCAGACTTTTTGACAATTGCTGTATTTCTGCACTTCACCACTTACAAAGAAAGAGCACTCTTTAACAGCACTTCTATGAAACAGTTATTTTAGTTGGTATTTGTAGAGCTGGTGAGTTTCCCAAGATGGGAGTTGTCATACAAGTACTGCGTGTCATGACAGAACTTTTGCTCTTCTGAGCCTTACTTTTCTTGAAGTTTCTTCTGAATCAATTCTGCTTCTTTTAACTTCTCATGGGCTTCCTGAAGCTCTTTAAACAGAGCACAAACTTGCAGATTCAGAGCTTCTACTTCACTGCCAAccttttagagaaaaaaaaaaaagaaaattacatatGGACATTTCAAGATAGTAAAGTTACAGGCTAAGAAAGATAAGTAGGAAGTCTCACTCTAGAGAAAACTGCCTAAGTTAGTCTGCACAGTTACAGTCTATACTCAGTATTAAGGCCTCATCTACAAGGCTTCACAATTATTCCACACTGCACCCCATTCATTGTTCCACTAAAGATTTACATTTTACCACAGAGGCAGGTAACATGAGCTCTGCTGACAGGAGCCTCTGCAGAAACACAACAGTGTACATGGAAACTGCTGACAGCACAAGCACAAGGGCTGACCTCAGTGTCCACTTCAATGAGGAGTGTTGGTCCCAGGCTGTAACTCAGGCAAAGTGGAGATAAGAGAACTGGGAAACATTAATTAACTGAGACATCATCTGCTTTCCCTAGCAAGGGCATCTCTTGGCCTGACTGCAGACTGGTCTTGTTTAaccaacccagccctgccctaaAATACTCTCCTGACCTTCAGAAGGGCACAGGTCTCCAGCAGGTCCCATAGCATATTTCCAATTCCCATGCAGCACTTCACAAACTCACCCAGCTCACATAAAAGCACTCTTAGCTGCCTGTATTATGCAGTTGCACTGAACCAGCATGGATCTCCAAGGCTATGGGGTTGCACTCTCACCTCACACAGAAGCTtacagctgcaggcacagaagTTTAAGCATCTGACTGGAGCTGAATGCCAACCCCAAATCTTGAGAACATCAGGACTAAGTTTCTGCCTGGAACTGTGTCTCAATCCAAAATAGTTATGCCCCACCACTGTAATCCCACTAAAAACATGAACAAACCTAAAGCAGGTGCCATATGAGCTCCACGTTTAAAGTCTGTTTTACAGTATGCTGTCACTGGATTCTGATCCAAAAGCTGACTTaggcagcagtgaggaaatTCACACAGTCTAGATGATTTCTGGGGGTAGAAATTATTGTATTTCTCTCTGATTACTGGGCATGGCCAGGGCAATGTGGTGTAACTGCAGTTATGCCAAGCTTCCTGAATACTTGGCCCCCAGTCCCACCCCTTTGCAGTGGCTGCTGGAATGTGGAACCACCTCTAAGACACATCAAAGTTCACTTCCATTACCTGTGCAGGACAATTGCCCTTTGCTCCCTGAGTGCAAGTGGAAATCTAGACCCTGAGGTTGGTGACCTCAGCAAGTCAGCTGTATGTTGTTATATCTTGACTGAGGACAGGAACTTACAGCTTCTGAACTCTCTTCTTCCTGTTCAGTTTGTGTCCCACTCTCCAGGCAGTTTCTGgtctccttctccagctttgACAGtctggaaaaaagaaggagCCAAAAATGATGGATTTGGCTTATGCTTCAGGTGAGACTGTGACTATACAAGGATTTCATGCAAGTGATGACTCTCTTTGTAACATCACAGCCACAGAAAAACCACAAGCCAGAAGAGAAGCAGACATACAGGAAGGCCTGCACAATCATGGGGGTTCTTGAAGAATACAGGACACTGTACATTTAATGAAAATGGATGTGTAAGTCTGCAGGTGTGATGAAGGTCATGACATTCAGTCCAAAGGGATAGATCTTTGGTACAGTCCAAAACTGCCAACTCTTTGGAAACAGATCATTCTGTTCACTGAATCCAGTGATCAATATTGTCTCTGTTTTCCTGTGATATTTTCAGGGGCTGAGGTTTCTAAGAATTGTTTGGTTATGGCTCATTACCTCTTCTAGGAAGACCACATAGAAGCAATTACTGTGACACCAACCTTTCATAGTAGATAATGTCTTACTCTGTTTCTCTGAAGTGGGGATCTGGAACTGCTTGGGGAATTGGCCACTCCTGAACAGTCGTGCTGATTTACACCCACAGAACTGAGCTGAGACAGACCCTCATACAGGTCTCACTGTGAAAACTCTGGAATTAAACTTATTTTAGACATTTCTAAGGAGCTTTTGCAAGCTCACACACTGCAAAATGTAGCATGCCAGTATCACGAAGAGGACCTGTTTTAGGCATAGTGATTTGGTTAAGGCCGCACACAGAGATGATTCATCCACAGCCAAATAACTATGGAGGAGTAATGGGGAGAGCAGCCTCAACAGTCATCCTATCTTTCTGAATAACCCAGGGATAGTTCAAACCCAAGAAGAAATGGGTCATTTGCCTGGATCTGTGGCACttcaggaaatgaaaataaaatcccatGGAAGAAAACTGTGGTTTATCCCTatacagaaaaccagaaaatattaTAACAACTGAGAGCTCAGGAAATTCCCCAAATCACACCGATATTTCAGCTTGTTGCTGTTCATTCAAGCAAGAAAACAGCTCCAAATGTTACAGTGCACCTACTTCATACCTCTCTCTGtgatcctgcagctccttctcaAGTTCTTCCCTCTTCTGAGTTTCATTTCtaaggctgcagagcagctggctcACAGTTAGCTCCTCAGACTCCAAATTCTTTGATTCATCTGCAGATTTGCTCCTGcttcaaaccaaaccaaaccaaaccagatGTAAATAACAACAGCTACCCCTATAGCAGCACACTCCCTCCACCCTAATGCTGGAATCCAGTCTGAGAGGCCACCAATTCACACAGTGCTGGAAACCAGTGCTCTGAGCAAAGGGTTCATTCCCAATTGCCAAGAGCCAAgaccagcagccacagcccctgtgaGTGCAAATGAAGAGCAAAGGCACTCCCCTTCCAGCTGAGGGAACAATTCAGCACTTCAGCAAGGGCAGCAAAAGCAGTCATGACAATACAAAACCCAGTGCACTTATTCTGACCTATTTTGCAGCCCTTTCTGCAAAGTGCTGCTGTCCATTCCTACTAACGACTTTTTCTCGCAATAAAGCACGGAACTTTTCTTATCTCTGCCTTGCTCCTTTATGGAAAACAAAGTATATCTCACTAAAAATGGTAATCAGAAATCACTTTcttgttcagaaaaaaaatctctttaacACTTTACCCTCCTCACCTTCTATAGCTCTTTTCAAAATCATATTTTACTACTGTAAATTGAACCAGAACAAATACAAAGCTCCAAAAAATAGGATAAGTGATAAAATACTGTGTTCCATTATATCCATTTTTATGGCCATCTAGACAGAAAgtcaaaatccccaaactgtATGGATGACTTAGTATATTTCAGTCTCATCTGTAAAACAGCATGTGTTAAAAGTTCTGCTTTTGTAgttcagaaaagaaagcaaagcagagtCTTCTGTGTGCTTCTGAGAGCTAGAAACCTCTGGTGAGCAAAATTCAATACCCAAAAGACAGTGTCCAGCCAGGATATTTTAAGTAAATAACTTTTATCAGGGGATTTTTAGTGCAGTTCTACCCTTACAGAAATAAATCCATCTGAGTGGTTCACATTTCATTGAACCTGTTAACAGCACCCGTCTAAAGTTTCAGCGCTGGACAAAGGCACGTGGTGAcactggaaatattttcagagCTACGTATGCCTCCTGTTCTTGTAGATATGGCCCAGATTCTCCTCCAAAGGTAAGCAAGTTCCACAGGGAATGTCTTCTAATCAGTGTTCTCACAAGCCACAACTAACAATAAGCTTAATACTTGCAGCTTGGTCTGTGGTCAGCAACTCTTTCAGTTTTGTCCACAACTGTAACacccttattttttttcctccttcaacTTCTTATCTGCATGCTGAGGGACAAGTTTCTCTGATATTACACTGAAGCACTGTTCTCCCTTGCAGTGACATAAGAGTGACAACATGGAGCACAGCTTTCTGGCCTGCTACATCCTTAGCATTTTCTGtattcttccctttccttttgcaCAGGCACAAAGTAAATAAGAGTTCAGCCAAAACCATCTAGCTGCTAAACTGGGCAGTATCCAAAGTAGAAAGTTGAACAGTATCAGATGTCTATGTCCACGAGGAGTAAAGGTTCAGCCAGGGGCAAGAAAGTCCCTTGTGTCCTGGAGCTGATGTAAAGATTGAATTTTGAGAAGTAACCTGAACAGAATGCTGCTACCTTAAACCCAATAACCTGAAAAGCAAGGACTGTGTTGCACTGTGTGTCTACCCCATCATGGAAACACTTCATACCAACCACACTCCAACAGGGTCAGATCTGAAAGACTGTAAGACCTCTGACTCTTACCAACACCAGTATAATTGGGTAGAGGACAGATACTCTATTGGATGGTCTCCAATGATTAGGAGGGAACAAGTCCCTGCAGCCTCTTTGTCTTTTCTGTTTGGCCTCCCTTAAAAGCCTGAAGAGCTGGCAAGTCAGAATGTCCACAAATGCCTGGCCAACTTGCCAGAATATGCACTCCCTCTTGTCAGCTAGTAAAAATTGGAAGGAAAAATGTCAGAGAGAGCTGAGGGTCTTGCTGCATGCTATGAGGTAGAGCTACTGCAATGGAGGGGTGCAAAGCCAAAGAAAAAGAGGATTTTCTAGTGCATTCCTCATAGAAAGAAATTCCCTTACATTGAAAACAAAACTCAAGGCAGAAGTCTGAATCACACATATCACACAAGAACCTACGTACATGTAGACAGCGACATCACTGGAGATTTCACCACCATTCTCTTGATGTTCCTTTGCAGTTCTATTTATTTCCCCTTcctagaagagaaaaaaaacactaTTAGCTCAGTATTTTATCTAAGCAGAACAGCAGGACTTTATTTATTTGAGTTaaggaatgaagaaaaacagagaatTGCTATCATGACAATacagataaataaaaaaactcCCACAGATAATCTTCATGTTTGGAAATTCTTAATTTAAATACTTCACATGCCTTTCCCTGTATCTCTTCCAGCTTGATTAGAGAACAGGAACAACACTGAGACTTGCCCTTCTCCATTCATCAGCAACTTCCACAGCCACTCTCCCCTGTGAAGATGACTGGGCACACAGCAAGTCAACAGCACTGCAGGTAACTTTCAATATAAGCCTAGAGATCACTCTCCAGCCTCCTAAAAGAACCACTCTTCTTTCCCTCTACAAACCCCACTCCTTGACAAATTCCCCACTCCTACAAACCCACTTTGTAGCCCAAAGGAGAATCCTTCTAGCAAATAAAAAGGAGAATGCACCCCTATGTTTTCTCTGACAACTCCAAAcaaattttaattacatttttaaaatttcttgttGCACATCTACTTTCCAGAGGGATGATATGGGGAATAGAGGGGTAGCAGAGGCTACATTTTCACATTTCAGTTTATGAAGAGATTCCAGATACAAGAACAGtaaaaaaagtacttttttttttgcctctaaGGAATACTCTCTAGAGCTTTGCACTTATGTTTTGTTTGCCTGCATCTCTATTTATCTGTCAGTAGGAAGTAAGCCccattttccaaagaaaatgcCCCATTTATGCACAGGTGTTGCCCCTTAACAAAACACAGTACTGATGTTCCCAGAAATTTCAACTAAGACAAGACttaacatttttaattaatgCAATAGAG
This Agelaius phoeniceus isolate bAgePho1 chromosome 5, bAgePho1.hap1, whole genome shotgun sequence DNA region includes the following protein-coding sequences:
- the OPTN gene encoding optineurin isoform X2 translates to MGDLAPTPLSRGPSGQEPGKRAGSEHGVPGRRREERGWEVPAEAEAGTAGEGGQSVRQLSGHGRAVREIESLLLANLVTAASEMSSKSKGRPAENGEHSKSKMENGVDSMAAPALNTYTPEEMVQQMKELITENNELKEAMKLHNQAMKDRYEELSTWREKQKEEREFYELKFKEAKQCLQAKCIENEQLQQQLQSLKEREEGAEMEAPEKEVRQLKAQVQRLQAEKADLLAIISELQVKLNISAEDSFVEIGMNEGEINRTAKEHQENGGEISSDVAVYMSKSADESKNLESEELTVSQLLCSLRNETQKREELEKELQDHRERLSKLEKETRNCLESGTQTEQEEESSEAVGSEVEALNLQVCALFKELQEAHEKLKEAELIQKKLQEKCQVLERKSLAAASELEEKQQLIYTIKKLELQVESMQAEVKLEQAKTHEEKARYNNLQDSYSKLLPELTEAKKKIDEMKLKELDRVEKAVVEQLTAKVELAEQALAAKQLQIDEMKQMIAKQEEDLETMSVLRAQMEVYCSDFHAERAAREKIHEEKEQLAVQLAYLLKEQQNFEDLGRTSLAEMQSRHGARMPDQEHSPHLVQRGTNSQDWPEQRNISIYSCPKCEEILPDLDTLQIHVMDCIN
- the OPTN gene encoding optineurin isoform X3, whose translation is MGDLAPTPLSRGPSGQEPGKRAGSEHGVPGRRREERGWEVPAEAEAGTAGEGGQSVRQLSGHGRAVRAASEMSSKSKGRPAENGEHSKSKMENGVDSMAAPALNTYTPEEMVQQMKELITENNELKEAMKLHNQAMKDRYEELSTWREKQKEEREFYELKFKEAKQCLQAKCIENEQLQQQLQSLKEREEGAEMEAPEKEVRQLKAQVQRLQAEKADLLAIISELQVKLNISAEDSFVEIGMNEGEINRTAKEHQENGGEISSDVAVYIRSKSADESKNLESEELTVSQLLCSLRNETQKREELEKELQDHRERLSKLEKETRNCLESGTQTEQEEESSEAVGSEVEALNLQVCALFKELQEAHEKLKEAELIQKKLQEKCQVLERKSLAAASELEEKQQLIYTIKKLELQVESMQAEVKLEQAKTHEEKARYNNLQDSYSKLLPELTEAKKKIDEMKLKELDRVEKAVVEQLTAKVELAEQALAAKQLQIDEMKQMIAKQEEDLETMSVLRAQMEVYCSDFHAERAAREKIHEEKEQLAVQLAYLLKEQQNFEDLGRTSLAEMQSRHGARMPDQEHSPHLVQRGTNSQDWPEQRNISIYSCPKCEEILPDLDTLQIHVMDCIN
- the OPTN gene encoding optineurin isoform X1; this translates as MGDLAPTPLSRGPSGQEPGKRAGSEHGVPGRRREERGWEVPAEAEAGTAGEGGQSVRQLSGHGRAVREIESLLLANLVTAASEMSSKSKGRPAENGEHSKSKMENGVDSMAAPALNTYTPEEMVQQMKELITENNELKEAMKLHNQAMKDRYEELSTWREKQKEEREFYELKFKEAKQCLQAKCIENEQLQQQLQSLKEREEGAEMEAPEKEVRQLKAQVQRLQAEKADLLAIISELQVKLNISAEDSFVEIGMNEGEINRTAKEHQENGGEISSDVAVYIRSKSADESKNLESEELTVSQLLCSLRNETQKREELEKELQDHRERLSKLEKETRNCLESGTQTEQEEESSEAVGSEVEALNLQVCALFKELQEAHEKLKEAELIQKKLQEKCQVLERKSLAAASELEEKQQLIYTIKKLELQVESMQAEVKLEQAKTHEEKARYNNLQDSYSKLLPELTEAKKKIDEMKLKELDRVEKAVVEQLTAKVELAEQALAAKQLQIDEMKQMIAKQEEDLETMSVLRAQMEVYCSDFHAERAAREKIHEEKEQLAVQLAYLLKEQQNFEDLGRTSLAEMQSRHGARMPDQEHSPHLVQRGTNSQDWPEQRNISIYSCPKCEEILPDLDTLQIHVMDCIN
- the OPTN gene encoding optineurin isoform X4, with translation MSSKSKGRPAENGEHSKSKMENGVDSMAAPALNTYTPEEMVQQMKELITENNELKEAMKLHNQAMKDRYEELSTWREKQKEEREFYELKFKEAKQCLQAKCIENEQLQQQLQSLKEREEGAEMEAPEKEVRQLKAQVQRLQAEKADLLAIISELQVKLNISAEDSFVEIGMNEGEINRTAKEHQENGGEISSDVAVYIRSKSADESKNLESEELTVSQLLCSLRNETQKREELEKELQDHRERLSKLEKETRNCLESGTQTEQEEESSEAVGSEVEALNLQVCALFKELQEAHEKLKEAELIQKKLQEKCQVLERKSLAAASELEEKQQLIYTIKKLELQVESMQAEVKLEQAKTHEEKARYNNLQDSYSKLLPELTEAKKKIDEMKLKELDRVEKAVVEQLTAKVELAEQALAAKQLQIDEMKQMIAKQEEDLETMSVLRAQMEVYCSDFHAERAAREKIHEEKEQLAVQLAYLLKEQQNFEDLGRTSLAEMQSRHGARMPDQEHSPHLVQRGTNSQDWPEQRNISIYSCPKCEEILPDLDTLQIHVMDCIN